From Camelina sativa cultivar DH55 chromosome 7, Cs, whole genome shotgun sequence, one genomic window encodes:
- the LOC104701036 gene encoding CST complex subunit TEN1-like, translating into MANSQMGPGAPITLQELYPSSPFYKEAVSLRVTGMLRGYSVETAIGVIEDGGKSLRINTQNLRDVSFRVGSIYQFIGELHIEQSYNEAILQARTGRNVDGIDMNLYRKTVELLRQFLKEEGNSNMVE; encoded by the exons ATGGCGAATTCTCAAATGGGACCTGGTGCTCCCATTACTCTACAAGAGTTGTACCCTTCTTCTCCGTTTTACAAGGAAGCTGTTTCACTCAGAGTTACAGGAAT GTTGAGAGGGTACTCAGTTGAGACAGCTATAGGTGTTATTGAAGATGGAGGCAAAAGTCTCAGAATCAATACTCAAAACCTAAGAGATGTTAGTTTCAGGGTTGGTTCAATCTACCAGTTCATTGGAGAGTTACACATTGAACAATCTTATAATGAG GCGATCTTGCAGGCTCGAACAGGAAGAAATGTGGATGGAATCGATATGAACCTCTACCGTAAGACAGTTGAACTCCTAAGACAATTTCTAAAAGAAGAAGGCAACAGCAATATGGTTGAATGA